Proteins found in one Corynebacterium zhongnanshanii genomic segment:
- a CDS encoding peptidylprolyl isomerase yields the protein MAGKCVQSDNVSIKTATAIMHTNQGDIKIDLFGNHAPVTVENFVGLAQGTKDYSEANASGTNEGPFYDGAIFHRIIDGFMIQGGDPTGTGRGGPGYRFEDEFHPELQFDRPFLLAMANAGPATNGSQFFITVTATPHLNNRHTIFGEVTDSESQKVVAKISRVATDRMDRPHDDVVIESIEIQE from the coding sequence ATGGCTGGAAAGTGCGTACAATCGGACAACGTGAGTATTAAAACTGCAACAGCAATCATGCACACCAACCAGGGCGATATCAAGATCGACCTGTTCGGAAACCACGCCCCTGTCACCGTCGAGAACTTCGTCGGTCTGGCACAGGGCACCAAGGATTACTCCGAAGCCAACGCTTCCGGAACCAACGAAGGCCCGTTCTACGATGGCGCAATCTTCCACCGCATCATCGACGGCTTCATGATCCAGGGCGGCGACCCAACCGGCACCGGCCGTGGCGGCCCGGGCTACCGTTTTGAGGATGAGTTCCACCCAGAGCTGCAGTTCGACCGCCCATTCCTGCTGGCTATGGCCAATGCTGGTCCGGCAACGAATGGTTCCCAGTTCTTTATTACCGTGACGGCTACGCCTCACTTGAACAACCGCCACACCATTTTCGGTGAGGTCACGGACTCTGAGTCCCAGAAGGTTGTTGCCAAGATTTCCCGTGTGGCAACCGACCGTATGGACCGCCCACACGATGACGTGGTGATCGAGTCTATCGAGATCCAGGAGTAG
- a CDS encoding rhomboid family intramembrane serine protease, protein MPQSTPEHSPNTPDSPDGQHGSHTVHGSNTPDTSDAPDTPDAASTLQRTRTTVRTLVKEAPVTWTFLSLCLGVYLVMLVQSRSLTDTMGGFSYVTDQYGHYVRMLDHGIGWDLIFASISVTKDHQWWRIFTASVVHLDVFHLMMNSLMIFLLGKEVEKTYGGFAMLCAIVAGAAGGSLACMYGAPNTPVGGASTVAYALCALLVAVSAQTRQPLSSPMALIGVNLGFSLSIPGVSLWGHLGGLAAGVVLALIFYDHHARVPTVWLSIAKTAFIKGSPVRLVLATLATLAVSVAAVYVGLNGLY, encoded by the coding sequence ATGCCGCAGTCGACCCCTGAGCACAGCCCAAACACCCCGGACTCCCCGGACGGTCAGCACGGTTCACACACCGTGCATGGTTCGAACACCCCGGACACCTCGGACGCCCCAGACACACCGGACGCCGCGAGCACCCTCCAGCGCACCCGGACCACTGTCCGCACCCTCGTGAAGGAAGCCCCCGTAACCTGGACTTTCCTCTCCCTGTGCCTGGGCGTGTACCTGGTGATGCTGGTGCAGTCCCGAAGTCTCACCGACACCATGGGCGGCTTCAGCTATGTCACCGATCAGTACGGCCACTATGTGAGGATGCTGGATCACGGCATCGGTTGGGATCTGATCTTCGCGTCCATTTCTGTGACCAAGGATCACCAGTGGTGGAGGATCTTCACCGCGTCTGTGGTTCATCTGGACGTCTTTCACCTGATGATGAACTCGCTGATGATCTTCCTTCTGGGCAAGGAAGTGGAGAAAACCTATGGCGGGTTCGCGATGCTCTGTGCCATCGTGGCCGGTGCTGCTGGCGGCTCGTTGGCCTGCATGTACGGCGCGCCGAACACCCCAGTGGGCGGCGCGTCCACCGTGGCGTACGCGTTATGTGCTCTGTTGGTTGCGGTGAGTGCGCAGACTCGTCAGCCTCTCAGCAGTCCGATGGCGCTTATCGGGGTGAACTTGGGCTTTTCGTTGTCGATCCCCGGGGTGTCTCTGTGGGGTCACCTGGGCGGCTTGGCCGCCGGTGTGGTCTTGGCGCTGATCTTTTATGACCACCACGCTCGCGTGCCAACGGTCTGGCTGTCCATCGCCAAGACGGCCTTCATCAAGGGGTCGCCGGTGCGACTCGTCTTGGCAACGCTGGCGACACTAGCGGTGTCCGTTGCCGCGGTGTATGTGGGACTGAACGGGCTGTATTAG
- the crgA gene encoding cell division protein CrgA — protein sequence MPKQKINSGASNYTAPAGTTSRTPVKLNATGTPRWYIVLMLGLMILGLAWLVVNYLAGPSIDFMANLGAWNYLIGFALLIVGLLMTMGWK from the coding sequence ATGCCAAAGCAAAAGATTAACAGCGGCGCAAGTAACTACACCGCACCCGCAGGCACCACCAGCCGCACCCCCGTAAAACTCAACGCCACCGGAACCCCACGGTGGTACATCGTCCTCATGCTGGGACTCATGATCCTCGGCCTGGCATGGCTGGTGGTCAACTACCTGGCAGGACCCTCCATTGACTTCATGGCCAACCTCGGCGCATGGAACTACCTCATCGGCTTCGCACTGCTGATCGTGGGGCTGTTGATGACGATGGGATGGAAGTAG
- a CDS encoding anthranilate synthase component II has protein sequence MRILVIDNFDSFVYNLVQYIGQLGFAGDECTVVRNNAAELGETTEELEAFLSQFQALLLSPGPGEPAAAGRMMAALEIAARRGIPTFGVCLGHQAIGLHFGADVVRADELFHGKTSPVEHDGSGVLRGIPSPFRVTRYHSLTVDPATVPSELVVTARSDSGMIMAMRHRDLPIHSVQFHPESVMTQYGHRMLATWLSDAGFQVDEALVDRLVADQLAVTGVISAEASML, from the coding sequence ATGCGCATTCTTGTCATCGACAACTTCGATAGCTTTGTTTATAACCTGGTTCAGTACATTGGCCAGCTGGGTTTCGCTGGCGATGAGTGCACTGTGGTGCGCAATAATGCTGCGGAGTTGGGGGAGACCACGGAGGAGCTGGAGGCTTTTCTGTCCCAGTTCCAGGCGTTGTTGTTGTCTCCGGGGCCGGGGGAGCCTGCGGCCGCTGGTCGTATGATGGCTGCCCTTGAGATTGCGGCGCGTCGGGGGATTCCTACGTTCGGGGTGTGCTTGGGTCACCAGGCGATTGGCCTTCATTTCGGGGCGGATGTGGTGCGTGCGGATGAGTTGTTCCATGGCAAGACGTCGCCGGTGGAGCATGATGGTTCGGGCGTGTTGCGGGGGATTCCTAGTCCGTTTCGGGTGACGCGGTACCATTCGCTGACGGTGGATCCGGCGACTGTTCCGTCGGAGTTGGTGGTCACGGCGCGTTCTGATTCTGGGATGATCATGGCGATGCGTCACCGTGATCTGCCGATTCATTCTGTGCAGTTCCATCCTGAGTCCGTGATGACTCAATATGGTCACCGGATGCTGGCGACGTGGTTATCCGACGCCGGGTTCCAGGTTGATGAAGCCCTCGTTGACCGTTTGGTGGCTGATCAGTTGGCGGTTACTGGCGTGATTAGTGCTGAAGCGTCGATGCTGTAA
- a CDS encoding universal stress protein encodes MSKHSSQPSAHSAAESTRQRRPLRVLMTWRPDSPGDESAQVVAWLARTEQLSVRSATVISRTWSEQPGSQEHTAYQRWLSKETQACADASARALHDAGLPGSMVDAETPAMVSVDHSETQQLITSAKDFGADAMVIGSHPSAPRGQFRIGSTADALLHCSPYPLLLAPKAPRLSKRGVTRVNCCYVDTDQSHQALRNAADLAARWNVPLRLVAFTPRGATMYPTQVRFDSSSDMMVEWREQALALLDRGRDRALARHSHLTVETATGSGYGWSGAINALKWKKGDLLVMGSSTLGEFNRVFIGPSTNQILRHSQVPVLISPV; translated from the coding sequence ATGAGCAAACACTCCTCCCAGCCCTCGGCGCACAGCGCGGCTGAGTCCACCCGGCAGCGTCGGCCACTGCGTGTCCTCATGACATGGCGGCCCGACTCTCCCGGTGACGAATCCGCACAGGTGGTTGCCTGGCTGGCGCGGACAGAACAGCTCAGCGTGCGCTCAGCCACCGTCATCTCCCGCACGTGGTCCGAGCAACCGGGTTCCCAAGAGCACACCGCGTATCAGCGATGGCTGAGCAAAGAAACCCAGGCGTGTGCCGACGCAAGCGCCCGCGCGCTGCACGACGCCGGGCTTCCCGGCTCCATGGTTGACGCCGAGACGCCGGCCATGGTGTCCGTAGATCACTCCGAGACCCAGCAGCTCATCACCTCCGCGAAGGACTTCGGCGCCGATGCGATGGTCATCGGATCTCACCCGTCCGCACCCCGTGGGCAATTCCGCATCGGCTCCACTGCCGATGCCCTGTTGCACTGCTCCCCCTACCCGTTGCTGCTCGCGCCCAAAGCGCCGAGACTCTCCAAGCGCGGCGTGACTCGGGTGAACTGTTGCTACGTGGACACGGACCAATCACATCAGGCGCTGCGCAACGCCGCGGACCTGGCCGCCCGGTGGAACGTGCCCCTCAGACTCGTAGCCTTCACGCCTCGGGGTGCCACCATGTACCCCACCCAAGTGCGCTTCGATAGCTCCTCGGACATGATGGTGGAATGGCGTGAACAGGCCCTGGCGCTCCTGGACCGGGGACGCGACCGGGCGCTGGCTCGTCACAGCCACCTCACTGTAGAAACCGCCACCGGCAGCGGCTACGGATGGTCCGGGGCAATCAATGCACTCAAATGGAAGAAGGGTGACCTGCTAGTCATGGGCTCGTCCACGTTGGGCGAGTTCAACCGAGTTTTCATCGGCCCCTCCACCAATCAAATCCTGCGCCACAGCCAGGTCCCCGTCTTGATCAGCCCGGTGTAA
- a CDS encoding MarR family winged helix-turn-helix transcriptional regulator produces MATTPLEIATRLRPALLRLYLLYFRQTINSQISQAQLSILMILQENGAMRINQIATAESIRMPTASNAVNQLENMDLVTRIRDVSDRRGVRVDLTDRGRAELNNLAVERSEQLATMLETLQPEELEQAEQLVPLIETLLTRFTEHQSKSKQESK; encoded by the coding sequence ATGGCCACCACACCTTTGGAGATCGCAACGCGACTACGCCCCGCTCTGCTTCGTCTGTACCTGCTCTACTTCCGTCAGACGATCAACTCGCAGATCAGCCAGGCACAGCTGTCCATCCTGATGATTCTTCAGGAAAACGGCGCGATGCGCATCAACCAGATTGCAACCGCTGAATCCATCCGTATGCCTACCGCCTCCAATGCGGTGAACCAGCTCGAGAACATGGACCTGGTCACCCGCATTCGCGACGTGAGTGACCGCCGCGGTGTGCGCGTGGACCTCACGGACCGCGGTCGCGCAGAGCTGAACAACTTGGCCGTTGAGCGCAGCGAGCAGCTCGCGACCATGCTGGAAACCCTGCAGCCGGAAGAACTGGAGCAGGCAGAGCAGCTGGTTCCGCTGATCGAGACCCTGCTGACCCGCTTCACCGAGCACCAGAGCAAGAGCAAGCAGGAATCCAAGTAG
- a CDS encoding DUF5318 family protein yields the protein MGELRRRDICDAKPHLLHSADVLGDAVAGACPVCGRHRLRMIRWIHGVVLGEKSGTARNVREIRSVVDTFLDDADASADSQEMSIHTVEVCLGCKWNYLLAEDILRVQQ from the coding sequence ATGGGTGAGCTTCGGCGTCGGGATATATGCGACGCCAAGCCCCACCTCCTCCACTCCGCTGACGTCCTGGGCGACGCAGTGGCGGGGGCATGTCCCGTCTGCGGGCGGCACAGGCTGCGCATGATTCGGTGGATTCATGGCGTTGTGTTGGGGGAAAAGTCAGGAACAGCGCGTAATGTAAGAGAAATACGCAGCGTGGTTGATACCTTCCTGGATGACGCGGATGCCTCCGCGGACAGCCAGGAAATGTCCATCCACACTGTGGAAGTGTGTCTGGGCTGCAAGTGGAATTACCTCCTAGCGGAGGATATTCTACGAGTTCAGCAGTGA
- a CDS encoding transglycosylase domain-containing protein: MASVLKTCAALLVVAIAVPAVAFITAYAVTKVPEPEELVNNQISTIVADDGTSEIARIVPPEGNRQNVKLSEVPAPVRNAVLAAEDRDFYKNPGFSVTGFGRAVLGQLTGKDDAGGGSTITQQYVKNALVGDERSVTRKAKELVISSKMAREWTKDEILEAYLNTIYFGRSAYGISAASKAYFNKPVEELTAEEGAVLAASIQAPSALDPWINRENAERRWNYVLDGMESSGWMSSADRAAAKYPEVVDPATVQTQSVANGANGLIKSQVIAELTAAGITEDQVNTGGLKITTTIDPALQQQAVDTIHNNLNYNEDIRGALVSIDPKTGAVKAYYGGDDPVGWDYAGSGLQTGSTFKIMGLAAYLDQGGSLSDLFDSSPVTTDGTTVNNVGGESCGTCSIAQALKMSLNTSFIRLVRDLRGGAQDVADMAHRLGVATEFPGMDKTLTENGGAPYEGIVLGMYQSRVLDMASALATLSNEGAYNRPHFVQKVENSDGEVLLDNSPAQPEQVVSEDVANDVVSAMQPIAAYSNGKSLAGGRPSAAKTGTTQLGDTGENKDAWMIGSTPQLATAVWVGSNNNTPLRNAYGGTMYGAGVPADIWKTFMDSALANQPVEQFSGSTSYNSYGGGSSSGTSYGTNDSYSSNSNTGDTTSQPVEEAPAPAPAPAEPAPNAPDPGEAVGNISDFVNGLLNP; encoded by the coding sequence ATGGCGAGCGTCCTGAAAACCTGTGCCGCGTTGCTGGTGGTGGCCATCGCTGTGCCCGCCGTGGCCTTCATCACCGCGTACGCCGTGACCAAGGTTCCGGAGCCAGAGGAGTTGGTGAACAACCAGATCTCCACCATCGTGGCGGACGACGGCACCTCAGAGATCGCGCGCATCGTGCCGCCGGAAGGTAACCGCCAGAATGTGAAGCTGTCCGAGGTGCCCGCGCCGGTGCGCAACGCCGTGCTGGCCGCGGAGGACCGCGACTTCTATAAGAACCCCGGCTTCTCCGTCACGGGCTTCGGGCGTGCGGTGCTGGGCCAGCTGACCGGCAAGGATGACGCCGGTGGTGGTTCCACCATCACGCAGCAGTACGTGAAAAACGCGCTGGTGGGCGATGAGCGTTCCGTCACCCGTAAGGCTAAGGAGCTGGTGATCTCCTCCAAGATGGCCCGCGAGTGGACCAAGGACGAGATCCTGGAGGCGTACCTGAACACCATCTACTTCGGGCGCAGCGCCTACGGTATCTCGGCCGCATCCAAGGCCTACTTCAACAAGCCGGTTGAGGAACTCACCGCGGAGGAGGGCGCAGTGCTTGCCGCGTCCATTCAAGCTCCATCCGCGCTGGATCCGTGGATCAACCGGGAGAACGCTGAACGCCGCTGGAACTACGTGCTGGATGGCATGGAGTCCTCCGGATGGATGTCCTCGGCAGACCGTGCGGCCGCGAAGTACCCGGAGGTTGTGGACCCTGCGACTGTGCAGACCCAGTCCGTGGCTAACGGAGCGAATGGCTTGATCAAGTCTCAGGTGATCGCGGAGCTCACGGCTGCCGGCATTACCGAGGATCAGGTGAACACGGGTGGCTTGAAGATCACCACCACCATCGACCCGGCATTGCAGCAGCAGGCCGTGGACACGATCCACAACAACCTGAACTACAACGAGGACATCCGCGGCGCGCTGGTGTCCATCGACCCCAAGACCGGCGCCGTGAAGGCCTACTACGGTGGCGACGATCCCGTGGGCTGGGACTACGCCGGCTCCGGACTGCAGACCGGTTCGACCTTCAAGATCATGGGTCTGGCCGCGTACCTGGACCAGGGAGGAAGCCTGAGCGACCTGTTCGATTCCTCCCCAGTGACCACGGATGGCACCACCGTGAACAACGTGGGCGGCGAATCCTGTGGCACCTGCTCCATCGCGCAGGCACTGAAGATGTCCCTGAACACCTCCTTCATCCGCCTGGTCCGCGACTTGCGGGGAGGCGCACAGGATGTGGCCGACATGGCACACCGCCTGGGTGTGGCCACCGAGTTCCCCGGCATGGACAAGACCCTGACGGAAAACGGCGGCGCGCCATACGAAGGCATCGTGCTGGGCATGTACCAGTCCCGTGTTCTGGACATGGCCTCCGCCCTGGCGACCCTGTCCAACGAAGGCGCCTACAACCGTCCGCACTTCGTGCAGAAGGTGGAGAACTCCGACGGCGAGGTGCTACTGGATAACTCCCCAGCACAGCCGGAGCAGGTAGTGAGCGAAGATGTGGCCAATGATGTGGTCTCCGCGATGCAGCCCATCGCCGCCTACTCCAACGGCAAGTCCCTGGCCGGCGGACGTCCATCGGCTGCCAAGACTGGTACCACCCAGCTGGGAGACACCGGAGAAAACAAGGATGCGTGGATGATCGGATCCACCCCACAGCTGGCAACGGCCGTGTGGGTTGGCTCCAACAACAACACGCCACTGCGCAACGCCTACGGCGGAACGATGTACGGTGCCGGCGTGCCGGCGGACATCTGGAAGACCTTCATGGACTCCGCCCTGGCCAACCAGCCCGTGGAGCAGTTCAGCGGATCCACCAGCTACAACTCCTACGGTGGCGGCAGCTCCTCCGGAACCAGCTATGGAACGAACGATTCCTACTCCTCCAACTCCAACACGGGTGACACCACCAGCCAGCCTGTGGAGGAAGCTCCAGCGCCAGCCCCAGCGCCCGCTGAGCCGGCTCCTAACGCCCCGGACCCAGGCGAGGCCGTAGGAAACATCAGCGACTTCGTTAACGGCCTGCTCAATCCCTGA
- a CDS encoding glycosyltransferase family 87 protein, whose protein sequence is MTQRRVLPSRTEPMAKDIVTFLGGPPGAHAAIGGARWWTPVRVLLALGSFVLSLAYMQKAPCLRVTTTAGGSPALDWEGNRAYTAACYTDAIPLYHGRGLDALHFPYIYSWVDHGHTRYMEYPVLTGLHQYLAAHLGRGIHAVWEFLHFPAVPQVATYWIANCMILAVAWMLAIVFLVKLTKNRVWDTVVVVASPLVIVHAFTNWDVLSITACLAGLYLWSRHKHLAAGIGLGVGIAFKLWPLFVFGALCLLCLRHRQFRAMILATLGTVGSWVAINLPFYLIAPDGWGEFFRMSRTRSFEGSTIYQVIADIIEQFWGRETLTQTGLLSVDTLNTLSLALLVLILAALSWVVLFKAPVKPDAPGPRVGHVVFVAVAAFVLTNKVWSPQFSLWLLPLAVLALPRWRLIFGWATVEAVFWYLRMWQFLPHDLAPPPAIIDLMILVRIALIGYMCVEVFRTMLGRIPDPVRDAHAGQDPAAGWDEGMGDERLGVDDKNKQEPPSVTTTEKSNT, encoded by the coding sequence ATGACTCAGCGTAGAGTTCTGCCATCGCGGACAGAACCGATGGCCAAGGACATCGTGACCTTCCTGGGAGGCCCTCCGGGTGCCCACGCGGCCATCGGAGGCGCCCGATGGTGGACTCCCGTGCGAGTCCTCCTGGCGCTAGGCTCCTTCGTTCTGTCCCTGGCCTACATGCAGAAAGCCCCCTGCCTGCGGGTCACCACCACCGCCGGGGGAAGCCCGGCGTTGGACTGGGAGGGCAACCGCGCCTACACCGCCGCCTGCTACACGGACGCCATCCCGCTCTACCACGGACGGGGCCTGGACGCCCTGCACTTCCCCTACATCTATTCCTGGGTGGACCACGGCCACACTCGCTACATGGAGTACCCGGTGCTCACGGGCCTTCACCAGTATCTGGCCGCCCACTTGGGCCGGGGCATCCACGCCGTGTGGGAGTTCTTGCACTTCCCGGCCGTGCCGCAGGTCGCCACCTACTGGATCGCTAACTGCATGATCCTGGCCGTGGCCTGGATGCTCGCGATTGTCTTTCTGGTGAAGCTCACCAAGAACCGGGTGTGGGACACCGTGGTGGTGGTCGCCAGCCCGTTGGTGATCGTCCACGCCTTCACCAACTGGGATGTCCTGTCCATCACCGCGTGCCTGGCGGGCCTGTACCTGTGGTCCCGGCACAAGCACCTAGCCGCCGGCATTGGCCTGGGCGTGGGCATCGCGTTCAAGCTCTGGCCGCTGTTCGTCTTCGGCGCCCTGTGCTTGCTGTGTTTGCGCCATCGCCAGTTTCGCGCGATGATCCTGGCGACCCTCGGCACCGTGGGCTCCTGGGTGGCGATCAATCTGCCGTTCTACCTCATCGCGCCGGACGGCTGGGGCGAGTTCTTCCGCATGTCCCGCACCCGATCCTTCGAAGGCTCCACCATCTATCAGGTGATTGCCGACATCATCGAGCAATTCTGGGGACGCGAGACACTCACGCAGACCGGATTGCTGTCCGTCGACACCCTCAACACCCTGAGCCTGGCGTTGCTGGTCCTGATCCTTGCCGCGCTCAGCTGGGTGGTGCTCTTCAAAGCCCCTGTGAAGCCCGACGCCCCCGGTCCGCGCGTGGGCCACGTAGTCTTCGTCGCTGTGGCTGCATTCGTGCTGACGAATAAAGTCTGGTCGCCGCAATTCTCCCTGTGGCTGCTCCCGTTGGCCGTCCTGGCGCTGCCGCGGTGGAGGCTGATCTTTGGGTGGGCCACCGTGGAAGCCGTCTTTTGGTACCTGCGGATGTGGCAATTCCTTCCCCACGACCTGGCACCGCCACCGGCGATCATTGACCTGATGATTTTGGTGCGCATCGCTCTCATCGGCTACATGTGTGTGGAAGTATTCCGCACCATGCTGGGACGCATCCCCGACCCAGTGCGCGACGCACATGCCGGACAAGACCCCGCCGCAGGGTGGGACGAGGGCATGGGGGACGAGCGGCTGGGCGTCGATGATAAAAATAAACAAGAACCACCAAGCGTCACCACGACAGAAAAGAGCAACACATGA
- the rpsF gene encoding 30S ribosomal protein S6, producing the protein MRSVRQYEMMIIIDPSQDERTVQPSLDKYLEIVRKENGTVENVDIWGKRRLEYPINKQNEGIYVVLDLKCESATVQELDRVLNINDSIMRTKVLRKDQ; encoded by the coding sequence ATGAGGTCCGTGCGTCAATACGAGATGATGATCATCATCGACCCTTCACAGGATGAGCGCACCGTACAACCATCGCTGGACAAGTACCTTGAGATTGTCCGCAAGGAAAACGGTACCGTGGAGAACGTCGACATTTGGGGCAAGCGTCGCCTCGAGTACCCGATCAACAAGCAGAACGAAGGCATCTACGTTGTCCTCGACCTGAAGTGCGAATCGGCTACCGTGCAAGAGCTTGACCGTGTTCTGAACATCAACGATTCCATCATGCGCACCAAGGTTCTGCGCAAGGACCAGTAG
- a CDS encoding single-stranded DNA-binding protein, which translates to MAQGDTPITVVGNIVADPELRYTPNGAAVANFRVASTPRRWDSQTNQYVDGEALFLTCNVWRQAAENVANTLSKGDRVIVTGRLRQRSYEDKNGERRHVFEVEVDEVGPSLRFATAQITKTSRGGQGGQGGYGGNAGNGGQGGFGGGNAGNAGNQGGYNQGNQGNQGGFGGNGGQGGNGGNAGNSGNNQGFTGRNAAMDDPWNSAPQQSGFGNGDEEPPF; encoded by the coding sequence ATGGCACAGGGAGACACCCCGATCACCGTGGTCGGCAACATCGTTGCAGACCCCGAACTGCGTTACACCCCCAACGGTGCAGCAGTAGCCAACTTCCGAGTAGCCTCCACCCCACGCCGCTGGGACTCCCAAACGAACCAGTACGTGGACGGCGAGGCACTCTTCCTGACCTGCAACGTGTGGCGACAGGCCGCTGAAAACGTAGCCAACACCCTCAGCAAGGGTGATCGCGTGATCGTCACAGGACGTTTGCGTCAGCGCAGCTACGAAGACAAAAACGGCGAGCGCCGTCACGTCTTCGAGGTGGAGGTCGACGAGGTCGGCCCATCCCTGCGCTTCGCGACCGCTCAGATCACCAAGACCTCCCGCGGAGGTCAAGGCGGCCAGGGAGGCTACGGCGGAAACGCTGGCAACGGTGGACAGGGTGGCTTTGGCGGCGGAAACGCTGGCAACGCCGGTAACCAGGGTGGTTACAACCAAGGAAACCAGGGTAACCAGGGCGGCTTCGGCGGCAATGGTGGCCAGGGTGGCAACGGTGGGAATGCTGGAAACAGTGGAAACAACCAAGGATTCACCGGCCGTAACGCGGCCATGGACGATCCCTGGAACTCCGCTCCACAGCAATCCGGATTCGGCAATGGTGATGAGGAGCCACCGTTCTAA
- the rplI gene encoding 50S ribosomal protein L9 gives MKLILTAAVDNLGVPGDIVEVKAGYGRNYLLPRGYAILATRGAEKQIEGIKRAQEARKIRDLDHAREVKEELEALTGVTIAVRTSDAGKLFGSVSADDIVAAVKKANGRSLDKHSIALSKGQVKTTGNYAVDVKLHSDIVASLNFEVVAA, from the coding sequence ATGAAGCTGATCCTCACCGCAGCCGTTGATAACCTCGGTGTTCCTGGTGACATCGTTGAGGTCAAGGCTGGATACGGACGCAACTACCTGCTTCCACGCGGCTACGCAATCCTCGCAACCCGCGGCGCCGAGAAGCAGATCGAAGGCATTAAGCGCGCACAGGAGGCACGGAAGATCCGCGACCTCGACCACGCACGCGAAGTGAAGGAAGAGCTGGAGGCTCTGACCGGTGTGACCATCGCCGTTCGTACCTCCGATGCAGGCAAGCTGTTCGGCTCCGTCAGTGCCGACGACATCGTCGCAGCTGTCAAGAAGGCTAACGGCCGTTCCCTGGACAAGCACAGCATCGCGCTGTCTAAGGGCCAGGTCAAGACCACCGGCAACTACGCCGTGGACGTGAAGCTGCACTCTGACATCGTTGCTTCCCTGAACTTTGAGGTTGTAGCAGCCTAA